The genome window TGATGTGTCTTTTATGTACAGGGGGTTTGAAGAGGACAGCGGATTCATTTAGAAGTGAAACTGGTGCTGTGATTATAGCAATACTTTACTTTTGTTAGTTGTACTCCACTTTTTCATGCTAGCTTTTTCAGTGTTTAGTTTTCCTCTTGTCATGGTCAACTGCTGAATTTACTTGAAGGATGTAGAATACTGTTTAAACAATACTAAAGTGTGTACAATTAGGTCAAAGAATTGTgcaattgtttcctttttaatttttacaattgaGGGTCATAATATTTGAGAACGTCAGATCTAATAGAGCATAGTGATACTGTTTAATTTAACCAAAGTCTCTAGTGAATACTTCAACTTTGAATGTAAACCAACAAATAAACCTGACCACCAAGGAGATTGTTTGCCCAGAGTTTCAAAGCACATTGTCTACAAATGGAAAtcgaaataatttataaaaatattgacattactatgttttttaaaaagttcttaattttttcacTAAAAGGAGGAAACTATTAGTTTTATTGttaaatatggtagatattaaaaCTCCTCTTAGATGACCAGTGATTCCAATTGTCCCAGTTTGAAATAAGTACGCTGTGAGTATGAGATTGATTAGTGACAATCAGAACAAGTTTTAGTATCAGATGTTCAAGAGGAAGTTGCTATTGTTGcattgattttaatatttgtacataaacactgatttttttgagcattattttgtatttgttgtaCTTTAATACCTGGTGTACAGttccagaaataaaaatctggaaatctttttttttcttggttcgTGTGAGTATTTGCcacaaatagatttttatttaataattcttaAGCTATAACACATGGGTAGATATTTAACCACTGTTAAGTTGGTTTTAGATGTAGTAAATAAGGTATTTGATAGGTAAGTAATAAAATTGGTAGATAAAATAAGTTTTCTTTAACTCctctaaaataaatttccatctaTAATAAAATTCTCGTTATCCCAAAGTGGGGATTGTACGTACTTTTAGTTTCATTCaggaagtatttattgaatgtctgttATGTTTCAAACAAGTTTCTCAGTAACTGTTGTCATTTAGGAAGACATGAAATCTGAAATTTGATCAGATGTTATTATTTGACAATATATTTATAGTAAACTAGTCTTCCTTATCGTAATATTCATAGTTTAGTAGACTCTAGAAATATCTTCCCTAAGTCTTCATCTTTTCAAGCTAAATATCTCACCTTAGCCTAATTTCACAAGTCTGTCCCCATATTTCACTTGCTCTGACCAGAGCTTTCTCTCTGTAGTTCCATTCTTAATATGCAGTGATCAGATTGCACATAATGTCCAGATTTTGTACAAGGACAAGAGGAGGATAAAAACCTTGACGTCTCTGCTTCAGTTGCTTATCTAAAACCACATTTCTTCCTTAATGTGCAGGGCTATCTGGTGGACACATACACAGAAGTGCCTTCAAAGGAGGTACAAGGACCAGTGTTTTGAATACAGCCAAGAGGTCAGCCAAACGCCATATAAGAGCATAGCGCTTTAGTCTtttaggggagggaggagagcctTGTGGGAGCAGAATAATCTAGTCACTTGTAGACCTTACCCATTTTGGCCATAATTTCCATCAATGGTATACTTTTTGAGCCAGCTGCTTCTCTGACTTAAAGAtttcatgtcatctgtaaattgggtatTTCATTATACacacttccattttttttttttttttttttgtggtacgcgggcctctcactgttgtggcctctcccgttgcagagcacagactccggacgcgcaggctcagtggccatggttcacgggcccagccgctccgcggcacgtgggatcttcccggaccggggcacgaacccgtgtcccctgcatcggcaggcggactcaaccactgcgccaccagggaagccccacactttcatttttaatttaaattagtcCCTGGGATATAGCACTGTTTACAGTTTCCCACCCAGGTAAGTGATCTCTGACCTTTATTCTCTTCTCTGTGGCTATCTGGGTTCTCTGACAAAACAGTGCACAGGGCGGTGAAGTCATAGTCCTAGACCAGAAATGCTCACATTTTTCAAGGTTTAATATACTATAGCTGGCATATTCACTTTAGAGAGACACATGCTCTATAGTGTACCTCGATTTTGATGAGATTGTTTTTACACAAAAAGCCAATACTGCCACAAAGTTGTTTCCTGGTGTAGAATTAATAAAAGCATTTCATAAGCATGTCAGAAATGATATGTCATttataaaccttaaaaaaatattctagtaAGGAAAaagtggttctttaaaaaaaaatcaatgttttattttttaaaaatatcttcaccTCTCCAGTCCAGACCAAGTCATGGTACTGGGTACGCTTTATAGTCCCATTGTAAGCATTTTATCAGCAGGAACtgtgttttattctttgaatCTTCCAGGACCCttcacatagtaggcattcactaaatgtttgatgaCTCTTAAGCTGATGGTGACGTTTCTCccaacttaaaataataaaacttttaagaCAAAAGTTAAAATAACAGTATGAAGAACAATCCAGATTAAACAATTAACTTTTTAccatatttctctttctatataatatgcatttttttctgatttatttataaatttgttttatttttatttatttttggctgcgttgggtccttgttgcagtgcgtgggcctctcactccgGCGGCCTcagctgcggagcacgggctctagagcgcaggctcagcagctgtggtgcacgggcccagccgctctgcggcatgtgggatcaccccggacaagggctcgaacccatatcccccgcatcggcagggagactcccaaccaccacgccaccagggaagtcctctgacttatttttaaaaagtcttttacaTTGCAATACTTCACTCCTAAATACCTAATATGGCCACAGGAGTTAAGTTTCTGTATCTTACATAAAGTTCTGAGTAATAggatcttattatttatttatttatttgctgtacgcgggcctctcactgttgtggcctctcccgttgcggagcacaggctccggacgcgcaggctcagtggccatggctcacgagcccagccgctccgcggcatgtgggatattcccggactggggcacaaacccgtgtcccctgcatcggcaggcggactctcaaccactgcgccaccagggaagcccaataggaTCTTCTTGATCAAGTGGCGTGGCTTTTTTAATAATATGAGTCCCCCGGCATCTCAGAATCTTGGCggcacaaataaaaaacaaatgagccTGAGAAAAAGAGATGCTTCCATGGATTTACATGGACATACATGATAAATACTACAGAGAAGAAATGGATGGGGATTTTAGGGGTTGGCGGTTGGGGATTGTAAATTTCCATAGGTTGGTTAGGCAAGGTGACAGGGAATGAGCTGTATGGCTATCTGGGGGGAGGTTTCTGGAGGCAGAACtagtgcaaaagccctgaggtgggagtgtgCCCGGCAGGCTCTAGGAGTGGCAAGGAGGCAGGTGTGGCTGGGTGGAGTGAGCAGGACGTGAGATCAGAGGTAATGAAAGACTGGCATTTACTCCAAAGCAAGAGTAATCaaagagttttgagcagaggcGGGTTAGGATCTGATTTGTGTTTGAAAGAATCCCTTCTGGTGTTCTATTCTGTAAAAGGGGCAGGAATGGAAACAGGGAAGGCAATTAGGAGGCCACTGAAATTGCAATAAACTGAGAAAAGCTGTTGGTGTAGCAGTGGAGATGGTCAGAATCTGGTTGTATAGGTGCCATGTTAGGATTTGAGGGGCCCAAAAAATAACACCCTCCTCCCTATCCAAGTTTGGAACTGAGGGTTGGATGCAGGAGTCAGGTTGATGGAGATCAAAGTAACTCTTACTAATAAAACTGGAGAATGTGGCTTCAGAGCTGAGGCCAGGTCAGCTCACTAATACTCTACCTCTGAACTAAACTCACTCCTTCACTGGCTGGGCTGACTACAGGCTACTCCCTGCACAGGGCAGAGAGCAGCCCAGAACAGACTCAGCTGGGAGAGTCCACAGAAAAGGAACTAGAGGGGTTTGGGCCATGGGTGCCTAGTTCTTCCCTAAAGATAATCTCAGAAAATCACTCTTTCGCCAGTGGGTGGAGAAAGAGGCAGGAGAATTACTTATGGAAGCTGTCCAAATATGAGAAGTGTGGAATAGGGGATAGGTGTTCCTCCCACCACCATCTTTTAACTATAATTCCATGCCAAAACAATCTTACACTCTtaaactatgtgtgtgtgtgtgtgtgtgtgtgtgtgtgtgtaaatgttcACATACAGTAAATAGTATGATGACCCCCCATTTTTCCCTTAACCagctaaaacaatcttttttttgtttctgttaaatttttttaaaaataaatttattttatttatttttggctgtgttgggtctttgttgctgcacatgggctttctctagttgcagcgagccggggctactcttcattgcagtgcacgggcttctcattgtggtggcttctcttgttgtggagcatgggctctaggtgtacgggcttcagtagttgtggcacgtgggctcagtagttgtggcacacgggctctagagcacaggttcagtagttgtggctcacgggcttagttgttccacggcatgtgggatcttcccagaccagggctcaaacccatgtcccctgcactggcaggcagattcttaaccactgtgccaccagggaagtccctaaaacaatctttaaatcacacacacacaaacacaccccaaTTAACTCATGACaacacaacaaatatttttggttttagaaTATTCTGGAAAAATTAAGTCTTTATGGAAGTTAGTACACATCAATAGTACAAGAATTGCTGATGACTTGGCTAAAATTCGATAAACCACCACAGAGAtaatcaaaatatacaaaagaaaagtTGAAACTGTAAGTTCAGACAGTGGGTTTTAATTTAGTAAACTACTGTGTACTTAGGTGAAAACCAATtaacactggaattgcattacaAATTTGAAATTGTAATGAAGCAAATAGTTTTCATGATGGAACTGAAacacaaatatcaataaaaactaaaaagttcCCACTCCAATTAGGTTTCAAAATATTTGCTCTGCAGGTGGAACTcagagaaacaacaaaaacatttagAATTAACTCAGTAGCTGAATAGAAAACCTAATTTCATACAGTTAGCTGACAATTGTATAGTAGTTTGAAAAAAGCTCTTCTCCTTGTTTGATGTCCCTGAGTGCGACAAGAATGACACATCGAAGTggactgaaaacaaaaagaaacacagacaAAATTAGAAGTATTAACAGATACAAGCTCATGTTTTAATACAACCAATATGGATTTTAGAGAATTTTATTCAGATTCCTTACTGTCATCTTACTTTATGTATTTGATTTCCATGAGGAAATAGTTCTTATCACTGATGAAGGCATTTTAgagtatgtttattttgtattatttaaaaagacCACAAGTCAATTGTTTATACAACTGACTACTTCTTTTGAAAATGTTGTTTCTATGTTCAAGCCCTCAAAACTGGTATcacaaaaagcattttaaaatgacatttattataatttattataattcaacacttaaaaaaattaatttgtatcttTGTATTCTGCAAAGCTGGAAACATTACTTTATAATTtatgggaattaaaaaaatagtttttatggaCACAAGACATAATGCACACCTTCAATGTTCCtattcatttaacttttcttGTACTTGTTGAACAGTAATAATATTATGCCCCAGAGTATAAGGCTAAAAAAACCTCAttgttaaatacacacacatagacatgAAAGTTATCAAGGTTTAAGTACAGGGAATAGTCTAAGTTTTAAATATCATTCATCTTCAAAAGACAATTTAATAGGACCTGTACAAAATAAAGTTTGCTAGCAATTGGCAGCTCAGTGAAATGATATAAAGACAATATCTTCCTATAGCATTGTTAATAAAGAACTCTTAGCTCTACAGaattacttatatttaaaaattgttacttGAGTATTCTCGGTAGACTTTCCACTTAATGAttgatcagagaagaaatgttacaataaaaatacagggacttccctggtggcgcagtggttaagaatcttcctgccaatgcaggggacatgggttcaacccctggtccaggaagatcccacatgctacggagcaactaagcccgtgcaccacaactactgagcctgtgctctagagcccgcgagctacaactgcTGACCCTGCGTGCCaacactactgaagcctgtgtgctctagggcccgcatgccacaaccactgagcccatgtgctgcaactactgaagcccgcacgcctagagcccatgctctgtaacgagaagccaccgcaatgagaagcccgcgcactgcaacgaagagtagcccccgctcgctgcaactagagaaagcccatgcgcaacaatgaagacccaatgctgcccaaaataaataacattatttaaaaaaatacatatattcttatcacttatatgtggaatctaaaaaatacaacaaaccagtgaatataacaaaaaagaagcagacttagagatatagagaacaaactagtggttactagggTCAACATAGGGGTGGGGGAATGAGAGGTACAAAATGCTGGGTGTAAGGCCACAAGGGtgtactgtacaacatggggaatatagccaatattttataataactgtacatggaaagtaacctttaacaattgtataaaaaataaataaattatggtaaaaacaaaagcagatttaaaaattcatatcttctgaatatttccctttttttgacTAAGTTTCTGAACCTAATAGTGAAGTAGGCAAAAGAAGTAATAGTCTAATTTGGTCCCTTTCTTCAACTGGGTGCTTCCATGTAAAATGGAGAACAGGAtccttaaaataaagtaaaatttatttgaagattTTGTAGGTAGGAAAAACAAGAGTCACCTGGAACAAACTTTAAGGTTGATAACTTATAAAATACTACACAGAATAAAAGTGGGTAATAATAAGCAGAATAAGCTAagttaatggaaaattttaaatttcagataaccTACATTAACACACTAAAGTGTGATGCACATAAAAATCTGTTATAATTTTTCACTAAAAAACCCCAATCTCTATATAgttttttcatagaaaatatatatatttttaggtaCAGCATAAGACAGAAGATAGGAAAAGCTCTAACAGAAGACTAACCTTTGTTTGTCATAGCTGTACGCAATGTTTGGAAGATACTGCTTCAGTTCTATAGGGAAAACTGCAGGCACATCAAATTCCTGATAACAGACATTAGCTGCTCTGTCTAGGAACAAGTACAGAATTTTTTAGAAACAGAGACATTTTATAAGGTCATGAATTATGTACTGAATTATGGCACTTGATgtatggttttctaaattttcagaaAACGTTCAAATTAATAATCactattatgttccaggcactgctagattatatatctatatacatatgtttggatgttttatttactttttgaagATCAGGAAACAGGTTCAGAAAGGGTAAAGGTTAAGTAGAAGAATCAGGCTTCAAATTCATGTCTCCCTAACACCAAAGTCTATGTTAAATGTAGCCAGATGATCAAACTTGTAGGAAAGTTAAGTCCTAGAGAAGGTAGGTAACTCACAAACTTAGCAACAGAAAGAGGATACCAGTCTAGTGTCTAGTGAGTAATCTATAAGGCTATGTTGAGGCACTGACAAAATAATCTCTAAgttaagtattaaaataataatgatcaaAAGGGCAGTTATCAATTGcctatatttactgaaaaatcagaataaaaatagTAAGTTTAAGAATTCCAGTTAATGTATATCATTATCTCCCCGAACTCTCTCTTTGATATCAGCTATTATAAAGTTAGAGTTTACTCAAGGGCTTACGATAGCTGAAATGTTAACTCAACTGCCTCTGGCACTCAGTCACATGGCAAAGGAGGAGCATTACCACTGCTGTATTTATATCTCACAGCCCCAAGGTGCCAACTTACCATTTGAACAATTGTTGACGTACTGTCCTACAGCCAGTGGATTATGAATTTCTGACGTTAGCCATGTACTATCACTCATTTTTAAAGGGCCAAGTTGATCCCTCCCATTGCAAGATCTGAAACAGGTGAAAGCATTAGCTAAGACATTGTTCCTCTGTATCTTAAAATTGAAAGTTAACCCTAGAATTGAACagtgaaatttttcttaaaaaaacttttgTCTAATCAATAGGGCAGCCGCctaaatgatttttctttaaagtacaAACGCTAGTGGTCAGAGTCATTGTGGTGCGGTTCTACCTCCTATAATTAAATTTGAACATGGCACCAACTTACCTATACACGACTTTTGATATTCCTTTGTCATTTCCATCAATGAGTACCCCATCCAGGCATCTAAAAATAAACGGATTTCCAATGGACTGGAGAAAGATTGGCTCGTACTTTTGATATACTGTACCTAGTATACAAGACAAAGACATTATTATAGCAACCTataaaaatcataaacatcaTGATAAGGACCTTTCTCTGGAACATAAACATAACATGgaagaatttgttttaatttctctgcctttctctaaAGTTTCACCTCCCGTCTAGACCATCAGATTCTCTTTGGCTACCTTCCCTCATTAAAGAGTGGCCAATAGCAGAAGGAGCACAGCACCAACTTGtccacacagccaaataaaatatgactattttggttaaaaaaatgtgAACACCACATTTTAGGTTCAGTTTTACAaagctgtgtttttgtttttatttttattttttaaagtagagtgTGATTTGTCATCTATTAAAGAGCCttttaagaaaagtatttttattaataattaaataatgtaGATATATACGGGAATAGATGAGTCtgacattcaggttgtttttcCTTTCGTTGGcaatgaaggaaaggagaaaattaatACTTACAGGGTGCTTCCTATGTTCCAGGCAtgttaatctatttattttactattaatttGTTTGTTGCTGGCTTGTCCTATTTAGTCTTTATGGACTTAGGATAGTTGtgtaggaggaaactgagactcacagaattaaaaaatagtagaatgactttttaaaaacataggtcTATCTGACAAACATTCACGCATACTTTCCACTACACCAAATAATATGTTTAACAAGTAACATTCTACTTAGCATGCTAGTCAATGATCTTTTGAAAAGAAGCTTCTTTACTTTTCAAGTTTAGAAATGGCAGGAAGATCTTTATTCAGTGATTTATaggtttaaattttatctttcatgTTTTAACCCATATCATTTTTTACCTTTAATTATTAATTAGCTAAGCCAAACTGCCTTATTCTCTAGTGATTTCTAAGTAATCAGTCTTATCAAAGTAGGCCACACTATAATCTCCTAAATTTAAACATTCATTAGAaaaatttccttaaaagaaaaatgcatttatcCCAACAAATACTCCAGGATACTTTCTAATACATGAGATAATTTACAAACAGTTAATTTCCAAATCAGGGTTTAAAAAtctgtggaaaaaagaaaaatctgtggaAATCAGAGTTTCCAATACAACCCCTTACTCCAAGGATTACAGGGATAGGCACTTTGTTGaacttatatttttttataagaaACTCTTGGCCAAGTACTAATTATGTCATTACCAGGATACATAGATACAACCGCGCCTTTTGGTACTAATCCTTTGTTAACGAAGACACCTTTTCCAGCCGAAATCAATGTGCTAGGTGCTCGGGTGACACTGAAACCCAATGTCTTATAAAGAATTTCTTCTGGTGTAAAGGTATTTTGCTGTTGATGTCTGTATTCAAGCTGTTTCACCCCTGGATGCTGAACTGACAGCAGGTCTTGATATTTTGATTTAACAGGTTCTGGAAACACAGTCAAGATATCTGATTGTTTATTGAAATCATTTACGAATAGAGCCTGGAAAACTTTCAGTAATGTTCCTAGGACCTCTTCATCTGAGATAACTTTGTCTTTGGATTCCTCTGGAACGTATCGGAGGGTCCTGAAAATGGGAAAAGTTTCTATTCACTACCCTTAACTGATAAAAGCCAGACTGTCTTGATGTCTTCTGGGTTACTGGCCTGTATGAAGATTATTCTCATGTGTTTGAAGGGCATAAAACTAAGAAGTTCAGAAAAGAGTTTTTTAGGTTTAGTTCTAGTTACCTGACTCCCAACAATACCTACACAAGTCAACAACAGCTAATGCTTATGAAAGGCCCATTACATACCAAATTCTGTTGGGTCCTTACATTCATTACGCCATTTTTGCAGACAAGGAAACTCAAGCTTGAAGATGTTAGGGAACTTGCCCATGGTCCGAAAGCGGGTAAATGGGAGAGCCAGAAGCAGAAACAGGGCTAGTTTCCCACTACACCCAAAGCCATTATGTGAATGTTATTACATAATGAGAATCCTCATATTGCAATGGCTCTTTTCACACGCGTGTAGTTTCAAAGACAAATTTAAGTTAACATTATATATTTTGTCACATTCTCTCCCAGgagtaattactttttatttttaatttaattttatgtataggttattatctattttatacatactagtgtgtatatgtcaatcccaatctcccatttcatcacaccaccacagtaattacttctttaaagatcACTTTTTATTTCCGTAAAtagtttttaagtattatttttacttcttgGTTTACTTGAACCAATTTCCACCTCACAATTCTAGTAATGATGCAGCTGAATTCACGTTTCCGTAGTATGAAACTCTGGGAAAGCTCTCTGGTTATTAACCAGCCTTCAGCGGAGCTCGTTTGCCTATTTAAGTGAGCATTACGTTGACTTCTTTGCCTATTTAAGTGAGCATTACGTTGACTTCTTCCAGACCACAAGCAGGCCACTTACTAAAGCCGGCAATAACAATGATCCTACGGCCACCCACTCAGCTAGATCCCCTTCTTAAAGCGCTGAATCCGTATTCTAAATCCAATATTCCGACATGCTTTTATTGGCTTTTTGCTCGTTTTTATTCATCAGCTACTCCAAGCTGTTATCCTCACAGCCGAGCTGCGCTGTTTTCTCCATACCAACTACGGAGCTGTGACCATACCAACTACGGAGTTAGGAGCTTTTCTAAGGAACTTCAAGCTCCTAACTGCCTTGGCGGAGAGAAGGCCACGCACCCTCACGTTgtacaagtttttttcttttccaaaagttCCCATTTTTCCCCCAAGCCCAGGAACCCCAGCCCCTGCAGAAGCAAAAGCGAGAACTCGAGCCAAAACCCGCGGGCGATCAGGTCCTAGCGGACCTCGCCGCGCCGGGGACGACGGGAAATAGGCCTTAGGCCCCGCCCACCTAAAAGCCCCGCGCCCTCTTCAGGCCCCCAGCCCAACTCGGACTCCATCAGCCTCCGCCTCGCCCACCTCGGGCGCTGCCCACCTCGGGCCCCGCCCACTCAGGTCCCTGGGTCGTCTTAGGCTCCGCCTGCTTGAGGCTTCGCCCTCCGGAAGCTCCGCCCACCTCGGCCCTCTAACCCAAGTCCCAGCGGTCTAGATGGCGTCGCCGGGTTAGAGGCAAACGGCCCTGGTCGAGCCGCCCAGCTCTCTCACCTCGGGTTGTGGCTTAGGTTCAGCGCGATCCAGGGTACGAAGCGGTATTTGTAACGACGCCATCGCTGCCAGAGGCCGCGCAGCAGGCGGCCCGGCATGGCTGTCCTGTGGTGCCGTGAAGAGGACGGCACTGGGGAGGCGGGTTTTCTCGGGCCCGCCCCGACCCGAGGAGGAGCAGAGGCTGCGCCGTCCCTCCCCTTCGCGGTCTCAGCACTCAGTGCCGCGCTCGGCGGCCCCGGTACCTCCTGGTCTCCTATCGCCGTGTCTCCGTGCCTCTGCTTTATTGACCCCCAGCTCGCTGAAACAGAGGTGCGTAGAGCTGTAGGAGGGCTCCttgttcccttttcctttctccattcgCTCGTGTATTTTCACACACAACGCGTTCACATTTAGGAGAGGATTAATTAGACCACGCTTAGTTGCAGGAGGGGTAAACTACTAGAATAACTCAGCCATCTTCACATCAggtgtttattaaaaaataaatgtgttgatGCCGCTTCCTCAGTCTGGAAAGTCAGCTTTCCTGTTCTTTGCCTGTGAGGGTAAATCCTAACCTAAACGTCTAAATTGAACTAGTCAGATCTAGTGAAAATTCAGGCAAATTCAAGTAGCCTTAGGACTAATTTGTTGTATtccaaaaaaggaataaaaagaaaaaatatctgtcaAAGTTTCTATTTCACTCTACTATATAGGATAGTTGGCAAACTCTAGAGGCTGTGCTGTCAGGTGTTGTGTTTGGTAAATTGACATCCTCCAGGTTTACCTGATTTGCTAAATGGGAGCAATTCAGTTCCAGGATGTGCAACAAATGGCATTCAAAGAGTAACTTTAAGGTCTCCAAACTTAAAAGGAACTAAAAGGAACTAGTTGACTTCTTACCTATAGTAATATacttatctttaaaaacaaaaaagtagtttttgtatatatttccagtgcttttaaaatttttaccataTAGTTTAATCATCTACAATGTACCTCTGGTACAAAGGACCGTTTTGCCCAGAccttacttatttacttatttctttacgtttttgaggtataattgacatataacataatattagtttcaagtgtgcaacataatgatgcgatatttgtatatattgcaaaatgatcacaataatctagttaacatctgtcaccatatatagaaaattttcttcttgtcatgaggacttttaagatgtactctcttagtgactttcaaatgtacaatacaattttgttaactatagttaccatgctgtacattacatccccatgacttactattttataaaaggaagtttgtaccttttgacccccttcatgcatttcctccaccccccaactcctggcagccaccagtctgttctctgtttctatgaacttgttttggtttttttttgattccacatataagtgagattatacgctatttgtctgtctttgtcttatttcacttaataatgccctcagggtccatccatgttgttgcaaatagcaagataacgtgctttttatggctgagtagtattgattgtatatatatatactgcatcttctttatccattcatttattgatgggcacttaggttgtttccatgtcttggctattgtaaataaggctgCAATGAACGTGAGGGTGCAGATAATCTTTTCAAGACAGTGATTTGGTTTCCTTCAGATACAtaaccagaagtagaattgctggatcatatggtagttctatttttaattttttgaggaaccttcatactgttttccatagtgactgcacgaATTTACAGTCCCCACAAAtggtgtacaagggttcccttttctcta of Delphinus delphis chromosome 3, mDelDel1.2, whole genome shotgun sequence contains these proteins:
- the SETD9 gene encoding SET domain-containing protein 9, whose protein sequence is MPGRLLRGLWQRWRRYKYRFVPWIALNLSHNPRTLRYVPEESKDKVISDEEVLGTLLKVFQALFVNDFNKQSDILTVFPEPVKSKYQDLLSVQHPGVKQLEYRHQQQNTFTPEEILYKTLGFSVTRAPSTLISAGKGVFVNKGLVPKGAVVSMYPGTVYQKYEPIFLQSIGNPFIFRCLDGVLIDGNDKGISKVVYRSCNGRDQLGPLKMSDSTWLTSEIHNPLAVGQYVNNCSNDRAANVCYQEFDVPAVFPIELKQYLPNIAYSYDKQSPLRCVILVALRDIKQGEELFSNYYTIVS